The segment TATTGCATATGTAAGATACGTAGAAGATCCTAATGGTGATAGAGAAAGAAATGGAAGAAGATATAAAAAAATATATTCTTTAAATGAAAGAGATTCTTATTTAAAAAAGAATTATCCACATTATCTCTATTTTGATCCATATTTTAATAGAATTATTGAAAGCGTTCCTTTAGAAAATATTTCTAAACATTATAAACCTATAGAAAGATTAAAAGAAATGTATCAAAAATTTCCTGTTTTAGATAAAATTGAAAAAGAAGCATTAGAAATGGTTTTGCTTATAATAGATGAAGCAAATATATCATTAAATAATATAGGAATTTCAGGTTCAATTTTAGTGAATTTATATAATAATTTTTCAGATATAGATTTGGTAATTTATGGAAAAGAAAATTGTTTTAAAGTTTATGAAGCATTAAATAGAATTATTGAGAAAAATAATTTTATTAAAAGATATTCTAATGAAGATCTTAAAAAATTGCATGAGTTTCGTGCAAAAGATACAAATATTTCTTTTGAAGATTTTTTAAAAATTGAAAGGAGAAAAGTTCTTCAAGGAAAATTCAAGACTAGAGATTATTTCATAAGATTTATTAAAGAATTTAATGAAATTAATGAAAAATATGGAGATAAAACTTTTACACCTATAGGTTATACTTGTTTAAAAGCGAAAATTATAGATGATAGCGATTCTATTTTTACTCCTTGTTGTTACATAGTAGATGAGGTTGAATATATGGATAATTCAAATTATAAACCATTAAAACAAATAATTTCATTTAGAGGGAGGTTTTGTGAACAGGCTAAAAATGGAGAGAAAATTATTGCGCAAGGAAAAATAGAAAAAGTTTCTTCAAAAAATGAAGAATATTATCAATTAGTTATAGGTGAAAATATAAAAGATTTTATGATTTTAGAAAAATATATGATTTAAAGAAAAATGATCTTAATAATGAAAATCTACTCGCACTTTATGGTTTTACTGTGATAAACGTGAGACTTTCAGAATTAAAGATGTAAAGGATGTCATTTTGAATTAGACTTTGTTTAGGATAATCGATTTTGTAAAATTCCATTTTCCTTTTCATCCATATAATGTGGATGCTAAAAATTGAATAAGTATATAATCATTACTAGTCATTACTAGTTTATACTTAATAAAGCTATCGCAATAAATATTAACACAAGTTTTCTATTTTTAAAACATTTTTAACTATTTTTTAATCAAATTGTTTCTTTTTATATTCTTTTAAAAATAATAGACAAGTTAGATGAGTTCCTTAATAAAAGTTTATAATGGATAATCAATACATTTTATAATAGATGCCTGAAATGGAGTATCGAGTAGAGTATGATTCTATAGCTGATGCATTATATATAAGAGTTAAGAATGGGGAAAGTATTCGATTCTTTAGAAATAAATGAGAATATTATTCTTGACCTTAATGAAAAACATGAAATTATTGGTATAGAAGTATTGAATTTTTCTAAGACTAAAATAAACCTTAACGAGATAATCACTAAAGGTATTGAAACTATCGTGAAGATTACTTGAAAATAATTTATACAGTTCATGCATTAAAAAGGATAAGGATAAGAGAAAGAAATCTTTCCAAGGATATTATTAAAGAGTGTATTGAAAACCCTTTAAAATTAATTTCGGAAAATAATATTAAAAGAGT is part of the Nitrososphaerota archaeon genome and harbors:
- a CDS encoding DUF4258 domain-containing protein, which gives rise to MKIIYTVHALKRIRIRERNLSKDIIKECIENPLKLISENNIKRVIRKMNNKLFVVIYKIENEKFIVITAYIISKIEKYLK
- a CDS encoding DUF2283 domain-containing protein → MGKVFDSLEINENIILDLNEKHEIIGIEVLNFSKTKINLNEIITKGIETIVKIT